The Bacteroidota bacterium sequence GATCAGCAGGAACACCAACACAATCCCGATAAAAAGACAGTGTGATTTCATAACTGTTTCCGCCCAGACATCGATACGTGAGATCAGATCCCATCGAATGGCTGGCATAAGATTTTTGTACTCCTCCAAAGAACAAAGAGAGTACAAGAAAACAATAAGTAATCACTCCAATTTTTGCTCTCAACAGAATTTAATAAAAGATAAGAAAATTTATTTCGCCAAATGCGGCGAAACTAGATATACATCCTGTTCACTCAATGAACAATGCAGTAATGTGTGTCTCATGAAAAGCTGCATTCACCTCAATTATTTCAGATGCACTCCTCTGTTCATTTGAAAGCAATCTACATTATGTAAATTAAAGAGCAAAATTTTTTTGGTATCAGTACTCATCATATTTTACTCAATTAAAAATTGCAAAAAGCGATGATTAAAAAATGTAATTACACTATCAAATTCAAATAAAAGATTATTGAAAAAGCATTATGTTAAATGAATAAACATATTTGAATAGATGAGGAAATTCTTTTCCAGGAAAAAAAACAAACAATCAGCTAACGGATAATTTATGTTTATTAGCCCGAATGATCTTTTGAAACAAAACATCCGGATCAAATGGCTTAACAATAAAATCATTCATACCGCACTGAAAACATTTTTCAAGCTCAGGTGTAGAACCGTGTGCTGTCATGGCGATAATCGGTATATTTTTATCCCAGCCCTTTTCTACATTGCGGATGATCACGGCTGTTTCGTAGCCATCCAGTTCCGGCATCAATAAATCCATCAGAATTAAATCGAACTGATGCTCCTGCAACTTTTGCAATGCTATATTTCCATTTTCGGCAACTTCAATTTCAAAAGTCGGGTTCCACTCTTTCAAAGTATCCACTGCAACCATTTGATTAAACGGATTGTCTTCTACAACCAGTATTCTCAGATTATTGAGGGATTGCCGGTCCTCATCCGTCGGGATAAAAGAAATTGATTTAGCAGCTAATGCTTTCTCTTTCTTACTGAAACGAATGGTAAAATAAAACTCCGAACCTTTTCCGACTTCACTGGTCAAAATGATTTCAGAACCGAACAATTGAATCAGTTTTCGAACAATGCCCAATCCAAGTCCGGTACCACCGAAAACTCGAGTAGTCGAGTCGCTTGCCTGCACAAATGGATCAAAGATGATTTCCTGTTTCTCCGATGGAATTCCCATTCCGGTATCTTTCACGGAAAATTTTATTGTCACGTATTCCTCTTCATCATGAACTTGTTCTGCCGATAAGGTCACTGAGCCATTCGATGTAAATTTGATCGCGTTTGAAATCAGGTTCACAAGAATCTGATCCAGTCGGGTTGCATCGCTGCTTATACTTTCCGGAAAATCTCCGGATAAATTTAAATTCAGTTTAATGTTTTTATTTACCCGTTCAGAATTTTCGAAAGACTGAATAATTCCCTCCAGGTTTTCTTTCAAATTAAATTCTCTGCTCTCCAAATGAAGTTTTCCGGAATCAATTTTAGTGAGATCAAGGATTTCATTGACAAGTTTCAGCAGATAATTCGAATTCAAATGAATGACTCTACTGTATTCCGACTCCCGTTCCGGAAGCTTTTCTGACTTAACAAGTAAATTTGAAATCCCGACGATCGCATTCAGCGGTGTGCGGATTTCATGGCTCATTGTTGTCAGAAACTCCTCCTTTAATTTCGCTTGTCGCTGCGCATCTATCTTTTCCTTTTCAAGCTCATCATTTCTTTTTTTGAGATCTTCTGAATCTTTTAATTCAGTTACATCTCTGGCTGTTGCATAAATGAGTTTGTCATCTGCATTCGGATAAGCATTCCAGCTCACCCACATATAGGTACCATCTTTTCTTCTGTACCGGTTTCTGAAAAAGAGAATATTTTCATGTTTTGTACCCAGACTTTCGAGCACATTCATAGTATCAGGAATATCTTCCGGATGAACGAAAGTAATAAAGGGTAATCCGGTTAATTCTTCCTGAGTATAACCAAGCTCTTTGGTAAACGAATCACTGATCTTCAAAAAATACCCATCCTCAGTTGAGATACACATGAAGTCACGTGACAACATGAAAAAATTTTCCAGGACAGCATTTGACTGCTCCAGTTCACGCTTCTTTTTTGTCAGAATAAAATGAGAAACAACCTGGTTCGCCAGAAGTTTCATCGCATTTTTCTGAAAATCCGATAATTCTTTTTCACGTTTATCAAGCACACACAATGCTCCCAGCTTAAATCCATTGGGATCAATGAGCGGGGCGCCTGCATAAAAACACAAATGCGGCTTTCCCGACACCATCGGATTGTTCGCAAAACGCTCATCATTTTTTGCATTTGGAACAATAAATAATTCATCGCCCAGGATAGAGTACTGACAAAAAGATTGGCTCCTTGAAAATTCCTCCGCGTTGAATCCAACTCGCGACTTAAACCACTGACGATTCTCATCGATCAGGCTGATCATTGCTATCGGTGTATCGCAGATTTGAGATGCAAGCTGAGTGATTGCATCGAGGTTCAGCTCGGGAGCTGTGTCCAAAACTCCATAGGATCGCAATGCACGTATACGTTCCGGTTCATTTTCTGGTATAGGTGGAAAAGTAAAATTCTGATCCATGAGGAATAAATTTTAATCCGAAGAAAATAGGATAAAAAAACGAAATTCAATGAAGAAATAATTCTTCCTAAAATAGAAAGTAAAATCTGCATCCGCAAGGGCTGAGCACCTAGTTCACTTCTGGATATAGTTAATTCGTGGAAAATTGCAGGAATACTTCGTCCTACACCTTCAATGAGGACTTATAAAATTCCAGACAGCGTTTCCGCGCAAAAGCATAATCTACTATTGGAGCCGGATAACTGAAATCCTGGAATTCAGGAACCCATTTTTTAATATAGTTCAAATCCGGATCGAATCTTTTTGTTTGTTCGTCCATGCTGAAAATCCGAAAATAAGGAGCCGCATCTACGCCTGTGCCGGCGCTCCATTGCCAGCCACCATTGTTACTCGCCAATTCGTAGTCAAGAAGTTTTTCCGCGAAATACGCTTCTCCCCATTTCCAATCGACCAATAAGTATTTGGTCAGAAAAGTCGCGGTGATCATACGTACACGGTTGTGCATAAAACCGGTCTCATTCAATTCCCGCATACCTGCATCCACAATCGGATAGCCTGTCTTTCCCTCACACCAGCATTTGAATTCCGCTTCATTATTTCTCCATTGCAAAAAATCATACTGCCGTTTGAACGCGCCATTCACGACATACGGAAAATGCCAGAGAACATACATGTAGAATTCTCTCCAGATAAGTTCGTTCACCCATTTTTCGCTGAGTGACCAGGCATAACGAAACAATTCTCTTGGACTTACGGTTCCAAAGCGCAGATGGACACTTATTCTTGAAGTTCCTTCAATACCGGGAATATCACGCGTCTGCTCATAATCACGAATCAGTTGCTCCTTCAAAAAATGCGAAGGGAAATGAACGCTTGTATTTTT is a genomic window containing:
- a CDS encoding response regulator, translated to MDQNFTFPPIPENEPERIRALRSYGVLDTAPELNLDAITQLASQICDTPIAMISLIDENRQWFKSRVGFNAEEFSRSQSFCQYSILGDELFIVPNAKNDERFANNPMVSGKPHLCFYAGAPLIDPNGFKLGALCVLDKREKELSDFQKNAMKLLANQVVSHFILTKKKRELEQSNAVLENFFMLSRDFMCISTEDGYFLKISDSFTKELGYTQEELTGLPFITFVHPEDIPDTMNVLESLGTKHENILFFRNRYRRKDGTYMWVSWNAYPNADDKLIYATARDVTELKDSEDLKKRNDELEKEKIDAQRQAKLKEEFLTTMSHEIRTPLNAIVGISNLLVKSEKLPERESEYSRVIHLNSNYLLKLVNEILDLTKIDSGKLHLESREFNLKENLEGIIQSFENSERVNKNIKLNLNLSGDFPESISSDATRLDQILVNLISNAIKFTSNGSVTLSAEQVHDEEEYVTIKFSVKDTGMGIPSEKQEIIFDPFVQASDSTTRVFGGTGLGLGIVRKLIQLFGSEIILTSEVGKGSEFYFTIRFSKKEKALAAKSISFIPTDEDRQSLNNLRILVVEDNPFNQMVAVDTLKEWNPTFEIEVAENGNIALQKLQEHQFDLILMDLLMPELDGYETAVIIRNVEKGWDKNIPIIAMTAHGSTPELEKCFQCGMNDFIVKPFDPDVLFQKIIRANKHKLSVS
- a CDS encoding deoxyribodipyrimidine photo-lyase, producing MLHNIFWFRRDLRLHDNAGLYHALRSGLPVRAIFIFDTEILDRLENKSDKRLVFIHQQLEKMNAELQKFGSRLETFYGKPLDVWKKICLESKVAAVYTNHDYEPYARERDESVKAFLKGKGIGFNSYKDQVIFEKNDVLKDDGSPYAVFTPFMKRWKMMLAEDSFQSFPTENYFENFLSADPQSILSLEQIGFKNTSVHFPSHFLKEQLIRDYEQTRDIPGIEGTSRISVHLRFGTVSPRELFRYAWSLSEKWVNELIWREFYMYVLWHFPYVVNGAFKRQYDFLQWRNNEAEFKCWCEGKTGYPIVDAGMRELNETGFMHNRVRMITATFLTKYLLVDWKWGEAYFAEKLLDYELASNNGGWQWSAGTGVDAAPYFRIFSMDEQTKRFDPDLNYIKKWVPEFQDFSYPAPIVDYAFARKRCLEFYKSSLKV